The Metabacillus sediminilitoris genome window below encodes:
- a CDS encoding transglycosylase domain-containing protein: MDVITPRRIRITLKTIRAITFISLLLLIFFSTVVLSIVLYAKWQGPPSLTVPQSTIIYASDGSKIGELHNGQKRYWVNLDDISEHVLQATIAIEDRSFYDHHGFDYKRIAGAALADLRAMAKVQGASTITQQYARNLFLQHEKTWQRKAMEAFYTIRLEQNYSKDEILEGYLNTIFYGHGVYGIEAAANYYFGKNASQLTLAEASMLAGIPKGPNLYSPYINQEKAKERQTIILKMMANEGYITEKQLDGALREKLVYTTKEEKVQKGMAPYFQDAVMSSLAMDLQMDEDILKTKGLKIYTTLDPDMQKIAEEIVASSIEKKSDIQAGFVAMDPKTGYVKALIGGRDYEKSPFNRATQAKRQPGSTIKPLLYYTAINNGFTPSTEMMSEPTTFSYDDGKATYKPSNYNDYYANDFITMLQAIALSDNIYAVKTHMFLGMDKLVKSGEQFGLDTKIKKVPSAALGTSPIRLVDIVNAYGMLGNGGKKIEPAFVTKVEAANGDVIYKAEKNKEQILNEQAAFVTTHMMTGMFDPKLNGYTSVTGQSIANTLTRDYAGKSGSTSTDSWMIGFSPQIVAGVWTGYDKGKSIDLVQERGYSKTIWARFMEKALEDESVKAFRPPDGLVGVYINPASGKLATKECPEKRLTYYVEGTEPTEYCTEHSTEMPKEKESKQKEDSLFDKLFKWWD, translated from the coding sequence ATGGATGTGATCACACCAAGGCGTATACGAATTACGTTAAAAACAATCCGCGCAATAACATTTATTAGTTTGCTATTATTGATCTTTTTTTCCACGGTCGTTCTTAGTATTGTTTTGTATGCAAAATGGCAAGGACCACCTTCTTTAACAGTTCCACAATCAACGATTATTTATGCAAGTGACGGGTCAAAGATTGGGGAATTGCATAATGGTCAAAAACGGTATTGGGTAAATCTTGATGATATCTCTGAACATGTTCTGCAAGCTACTATCGCGATTGAGGACAGGAGCTTTTATGATCACCATGGTTTTGATTATAAACGAATTGCAGGTGCTGCATTGGCCGATTTGCGGGCGATGGCTAAGGTTCAGGGTGCAAGTACGATTACACAGCAATATGCTCGTAATTTGTTTTTGCAGCATGAAAAGACGTGGCAGCGAAAGGCGATGGAGGCATTTTATACAATTCGTCTTGAGCAAAATTATAGCAAGGACGAGATCTTAGAGGGGTATTTAAACACAATTTTTTATGGTCATGGTGTTTATGGGATCGAGGCTGCAGCTAATTACTACTTTGGTAAAAATGCCAGTCAATTAACATTAGCTGAAGCCTCGATGCTTGCAGGTATTCCGAAGGGACCAAATCTTTATTCTCCATATATCAATCAAGAAAAAGCGAAAGAGCGCCAAACGATTATTTTAAAAATGATGGCAAATGAGGGCTATATTACAGAGAAGCAGTTAGATGGTGCCTTACGTGAAAAACTTGTCTATACAACGAAGGAAGAAAAGGTCCAAAAAGGAATGGCTCCCTATTTTCAAGATGCTGTTATGAGTTCGTTAGCAATGGACTTACAAATGGACGAGGATATTCTCAAAACAAAGGGGCTAAAAATTTATACGACATTGGATCCTGACATGCAAAAAATCGCAGAAGAAATTGTCGCTTCCTCTATTGAAAAAAAATCAGATATACAAGCTGGTTTTGTCGCAATGGATCCAAAAACAGGGTATGTGAAAGCATTAATCGGTGGACGTGATTATGAAAAAAGTCCGTTTAACAGGGCGACACAAGCTAAAAGACAGCCAGGTTCAACGATCAAACCATTATTATATTATACAGCTATAAACAATGGCTTTACACCTTCTACAGAGATGATGAGTGAACCAACAACATTCTCATATGATGATGGAAAGGCCACGTATAAACCAAGCAACTATAATGACTATTATGCGAATGACTTTATCACCATGCTCCAAGCCATTGCATTGTCTGATAACATTTATGCAGTGAAAACACATATGTTCCTTGGTATGGATAAGCTCGTCAAATCTGGAGAACAGTTTGGGCTGGATACGAAAATTAAGAAAGTCCCTTCAGCAGCGTTGGGCACATCACCAATTCGGTTAGTTGATATTGTAAATGCCTATGGAATGTTAGGAAATGGCGGAAAAAAAATTGAGCCTGCGTTTGTTACGAAGGTTGAAGCTGCGAATGGTGACGTTATCTATAAAGCTGAAAAGAATAAGGAACAAATTTTAAATGAGCAAGCTGCGTTTGTCACAACACATATGATGACAGGTATGTTCGATCCAAAGTTAAATGGATACACGTCTGTTACAGGACAAAGTATTGCGAATACCTTAACAAGGGACTACGCAGGAAAATCAGGCTCAACGTCAACAGACAGCTGGATGATTGGTTTTTCCCCACAAATCGTTGCAGGTGTTTGGACAGGTTATGATAAAGGGAAATCAATTGATCTCGTCCAAGAACGAGGCTATTCAAAAACGATCTGGGCTCGTTTTATGGAAAAGGCATTGGAGGATGAATCTGTAAAGGCATTCCGCCCTCCAGACGGTCTTGTCGGGGTATACATTAATCCTGCCAGCGGAAAACTCGCTACAAAGGAATGCCCCGAAAAACGGCTAACCTATTATGTTGAAGGCACTGAACCAACAGAATATTGTACAGAACATAGCACGGAAATGCCTAAAGAAAAGGAATCTAAACAAAAAGAAGATAGTTTGTTTG
- the speE gene encoding spermidine synthase: MSELWYTEKQTKNFGITLKIKQTLHTEQTDFQYLEMVETEEFGNMLFLDGMVMTSQKDEFVYHEMVAHVPLFTHPNPENVLVVGGGDGGVIREVLKHPQVKKATLVDIDGKVIEYSKKYLPEIAGKLDDPRVEVKVGDGFMHIAESENEYDVIMVDSTEPMGPAVNLFTKGFYAGIAKALKEDGVFVAQTDNPWFTPELITNVQRDVKEIFPITRLYTANIPTYPSGLWTFTIGSKKYDPLEVSEDRFHEIETKYYTKELHKAAFVLPKFVSDLIK; the protein is encoded by the coding sequence ATGAGTGAATTATGGTACACAGAAAAACAAACGAAGAATTTTGGGATTACATTAAAAATTAAACAGACGTTACATACAGAACAAACAGATTTTCAGTATTTAGAAATGGTTGAAACAGAAGAATTCGGTAACATGCTATTTCTTGATGGAATGGTTATGACATCTCAAAAAGATGAATTTGTCTATCATGAAATGGTTGCACATGTTCCTTTATTTACACACCCGAACCCTGAGAATGTTCTAGTTGTTGGCGGTGGAGACGGTGGTGTAATCCGTGAAGTGTTGAAGCACCCGCAAGTGAAAAAAGCTACACTTGTTGATATCGATGGCAAAGTTATTGAGTACTCAAAAAAATACCTTCCTGAAATTGCAGGAAAGCTTGATGATCCACGTGTTGAAGTAAAAGTAGGCGACGGCTTCATGCATATTGCAGAAAGTGAAAATGAATATGACGTGATTATGGTTGACTCAACAGAGCCAATGGGACCTGCTGTTAACTTATTTACAAAAGGCTTCTATGCTGGCATTGCTAAAGCACTTAAAGAAGACGGCGTTTTCGTTGCACAAACGGACAACCCTTGGTTTACACCTGAATTAATTACAAATGTACAACGCGATGTAAAAGAAATTTTCCCTATCACACGTCTTTATACAGCGAACATCCCAACATACCCAAGCGGTTTATGGACATTCACAATTGGTTCTAAAAAATACGATCCACTTGAAGTAAGCGAAGATCGCTTCCATGAAATCGAAACAAAGTACTACACAAAAGAATTACACAAAGCTGCGTTTGTCTTACCGAAGTTTGTTAGTGACTTAATTAAATAA